The following is a genomic window from Amycolatopsis acidiphila.
CGTCAGCACGCGCCGGTGGTCGGGACGGGGAAGCATGTTGGGTTCGGGATGCAGAACGCGCGCCGCGCGCTCGGCTTCTTCGGCGATCGGGGTCCAGTCTGCTGAAGGCGGGGTCACCGGCCGAGCCACCTCTCTGGTATCGACACTCCACCGCGCACACCGCACGGTTTCACGTGGAACATGGCCATCTTTTCATCCCGTCCGCTTCGACCGGACACCGACGGCGTTTCGTCGTCGTTTCCCCTGCGCCGATGCCTGCGGCCGGATTCGCTCGACAATCACAACGGTCGTGGGGACCTCCACCAGGCCGACCCCACACTCGGAGACCGTGGGCGTACCGCCTCCGACCCGAGCCACGGCGGTCGCATCGCGGGCGACTTCGTCCCGCGCACTGGCCCCCTTCAATGCGAGCATCATGCCACCCTCGCGGAGAAGCGGCAGACACCATCCCGCCAATCGGGCCAGGGGAGCGACCGCGCGGGCGGTCACCACATCGACGGTGCCGATCTCCGCCCGCACGACCTTCTCTTCCGCACGACCGCGGAGCACCCGCACATCGAGATCCAGCTCCTCGATCACCTCGCTCAGCCAGTCGACCCGGCGAGCCATCGGCTCGACGAGGGTGATCTCGAGATCGGGTCGCGCGATGGCGAGCGGGATGCCGGGCAGCCCGGCGCCGGACCCGACGTCGACGACCCGCACACCCTCCGGGATGCGCTCGCCGATGACGGCGGAGTTCAGGAGGTGCCGCTCCCATAGCCGGTCGACTTCGCGGGGACCGATCAGCCCCCGTTCGACCCCGTGCTGCTCCAGCAGTTCCGCGAACCGCTCGGCACGCGCCAGCCCGACTCCGAACACCTCGGCCGCCGAGCTTTCGACGTTGCCCACTCGTCACCCCGTTTCACGTGAAACCTCTGTCGCTCTCGATTGTCCCCGACCCCAACATCAAGAGGGGGAGGCGGACCCGTTTCACGTGAAACACGAGCGCGCAAAAAAGCAGCCCGCCGGATCACCGGCGGGCTGCTCTCGTTCCTGACTTGTCAGTCCTCGTCGTCCGGCAGGACGACTACCCGACGCTTCGGCTCCTCGCCCTCGCTCTCGCTGCGAGCGCCCTCGACCTCGGCGACCGCGTCATGCACGACCTTGCGCTCGAACGGGCTCATCGGCTGCAGCCGCACCTTCTCGCCCGTCGACACGACCGTCTCCGCGGTGGACCGGCCGAGCTCCCGCAACTCCTCCCGGCGGCCGGCGCGCCAGCCCGCGATGTCCAGCATCAGCCGGCTACGCGTACCGGTCTCCTGCTGCACCGCCAGCCGGGTCAGCTCCTGCAGCGCCTCGAGCACCTGCCCGCGGTTGCCGACCAGCTTCTCCAAGTCGTCCCCGCCGTCGATGCTGACGACCGCCCGGCCCGCTTCGACATCCAGGTCGATGTCACCGTCGTAGTCCAGCAGGTCCAGCAGGCGCTCCAGGTAGTCCCCGGCGATGTCGCCTTCCTGCACCAGCAACTCGGCACCCGTGGGACCGCTCTGCTCGTCTCCGGACTTCTCCTCGGTCTCGATCGCCTCGACCGTTTCCGACATCATTCGTCTCCTCTCCCGTGGAAAAAGCCGTCAGCGACGCTTCTGCCCCGAGCCTTTCTGTCCTGAGTTCTTACCGCCCGATGCCGGCTTCTTCCGCTGCTGCGCGGACCCGTTCTGGGGGCGCTGCGGCTGCTGGGCGAAGCGGTGGGGCGATCCGGCCTTGGTACTGCGCTTGCCGTTGCCGGCGGGGGTGGTGTCGTCACCGGCGGCGGACTCGATCTCCGCGGCAGGCTTGCTCGACTGCACCGGCTTCTGACCGGGCTTCGGCTTGGCGCCCGGCTTCGGGGCGAGCGCGTCGCGCTTCTCCTTCGCCTCGGCCTTCTTGGCGGCCTCTTCCTTGTCGATGCGCGTGTACACCAGCCGCTGCTGCATCAGGGTCCAGCTGTTGTTGGACAGCCAGTAGACGAGCAGACCGATCGGGAAGAACGCACCGAAGACGAGCACACCCAGCGGGAAGATGTACATCGTCAGCTTCTGCATGATCGCGGCCTGCGGGTTGGCGTCGGTGGCCGTCGCGCTCTGCCGCGCGGCCGAGTGTCGCGCGGTGAGGTGCGTCAGGATGCTGGCCAGGATCATCAGCGGGATGGCCACCGGGGCGACGTTCCAGTTCCAGCCGCCGTCGGCGAAACCACCGAGCGTCGCGGTGTGGTGGATCGCGTCGCCGATGTGGACGCCGAAGAGCTTCGCGTTGAGGTAGGACTCGACGCCCTGCTGGTCGAAGAAGTAGTTGTTGACCTTCGGGCTGCCGTCCTTCGGCGGAATCGAGAACGCCCGGAGCACCCAGTTCAGACCGATGAACGCGGGGATCTGCAGGATCATCGGCAGGCAGCTGCCCAGGGGGTTGACCCCGTGCTCGCGCTGGAGCTTCTGCATCTCCTGCGCCTGGCGCTGCTTGTCGTTCGCGTACTTCTTCTGGACCTTCTTCAGTTCCGGCGCGAACTCCTGCATCTTCTTCATCGACCGGACCTGCTTCACGAACGGCTTGAACATGATGCCGCGGATCGTGAACGTCAGGAACATGATCGCGAGGATCCACGCGATCG
Proteins encoded in this region:
- a CDS encoding Jag family protein codes for the protein MSETVEAIETEEKSGDEQSGPTGAELLVQEGDIAGDYLERLLDLLDYDGDIDLDVEAGRAVVSIDGGDDLEKLVGNRGQVLEALQELTRLAVQQETGTRSRLMLDIAGWRAGRREELRELGRSTAETVVSTGEKVRLQPMSPFERKVVHDAVAEVEGARSESEGEEPKRRVVVLPDDED
- the rsmG gene encoding 16S rRNA (guanine(527)-N(7))-methyltransferase RsmG — protein: MGNVESSAAEVFGVGLARAERFAELLEQHGVERGLIGPREVDRLWERHLLNSAVIGERIPEGVRVVDVGSGAGLPGIPLAIARPDLEITLVEPMARRVDWLSEVIEELDLDVRVLRGRAEEKVVRAEIGTVDVVTARAVAPLARLAGWCLPLLREGGMMLALKGASARDEVARDATAVARVGGGTPTVSECGVGLVEVPTTVVIVERIRPQASAQGKRRRNAVGVRSKRTG
- the yidC gene encoding membrane protein insertase YidC produces the protein MLNFIYYPVSFILWCWHKVFGFVLGENNAIAWILAIMFLTFTIRGIMFKPFVKQVRSMKKMQEFAPELKKVQKKYANDKQRQAQEMQKLQREHGVNPLGSCLPMILQIPAFIGLNWVLRAFSIPPKDGSPKVNNYFFDQQGVESYLNAKLFGVHIGDAIHHTATLGGFADGGWNWNVAPVAIPLMILASILTHLTARHSAARQSATATDANPQAAIMQKLTMYIFPLGVLVFGAFFPIGLLVYWLSNNSWTLMQQRLVYTRIDKEEAAKKAEAKEKRDALAPKPGAKPKPGQKPVQSSKPAAEIESAAGDDTTPAGNGKRSTKAGSPHRFAQQPQRPQNGSAQQRKKPASGGKNSGQKGSGQKRR